TCGTAACAGGGCTTCTCTTTGCACTTCCTCTTTTATCAGGAGATTCAAAAATAGAAATAACTACGGAATTGGAGTCTAAATCCTATGTGGATATTACTATTGACATGCTTGGAAAATTTGGGGTTTGTGTAGATGGAAGCAGCTATAGAGAATTTATAATTAAAGGTAATCAAACCTACAAAGAAGTAGATTGTAATATAGAAGGGGATTTTTCACAGGTGGCATTCTGGCTTGTTATGGGTGCCTTGGGGAAAGGAATTACCTGCATGGGACTTGATACGGATTCTCTTCAAGGAGATAGAATTATAGTACATATACTAAAAGATATGGGAGTAGAAATTGAGGAAAAGGAAAATTGTATAGAAGTTAACCCTTCTAAGACGACCGGTGTTGTTATTGATGTTTCCCAATGTCCAGATCTTGTACCCGTTCTTGCAGCATTAGCTTCTGTAAGCCATGGAACTACTGAAATTATAAATGCAGCAAGACTTAGGATTAAAGAATCAGATAGACTAAAGGCAATAACTTCTGAATTGAATAAAATTGGGGCAGAGGTAATAGAAAAAGAGGATTCACTTATAATACACGGAAAAGAAAATCTTAAAGGAGGAAATGTTACAAGCTGGAAAGATCATAGGATAGCCATGGCACTGGCAGCAGTATCGTCAAAATGTACAGAGCCTTTAGTAATAGAGGGAGCTGAATGTGTAAAAAAGTCCTATCCGGGTTTTTGGGAAGACTTTAGAAGTTTAGGAGGGGAAATAGATGAGTGGAGTGTGGGGAAATAAAATAAAATTATCTATTTTTGGAGAATCACATGGAAAAGCTATAGGAATAGTTATAGATGGACTAAAATCAGGAATTGAAATTGATATAGATTATATAAAAAATGAAATGGAGAGAAGAGCTCCAGGAGCTAGTCCTCTTTCTACCCCTAGAAAAGAAACGGATAAATTTGATATTTTAAGCGGCTATTTTAATGGAAGAACCACAGGTACACCACTTTCGGCAATTATATTAAATAATAATACCCGCTCTCGTGACTACGAAAAAACTGCAGGTCTTTTAAGACCTGGCCATGCAGATTTTACTGGTAGTATAAGATATAGAGGGTTTAATGACTATAGAGGGGGAGGACATTTTTCAGGAAGAATAACGGCACCTTTGGTTTTTGCAGGTGCCATATGTAAAAAAATACTGGAGGATAAAGGAATATTAATAGGGAGTCATATAAAAAGCATAGGTGCAATTGAAGACGGAAGCTGTTTTGATCCTGTTTCTATAAGTAAAGAGAGTATTTTAAAGCTTTCAAAAAGTAAATTTCCTGTACTGGATGAAGTAAAAGGAAAAGATATGGAAGAGAGCATTTTAAAAATAAAAGAAGAAGGAGATTCTGTAGGAGGAGTCATAGAAACTGTAGTAGTAAATTTGCCCCCAGGCATAGGAAATCCCTTTTTCGATTCTGTAGAGAGCAGTATTTCACATTTGTTATTTTCTATTCCAGCAGTCAAGGGAGTAGAATTTGGGGAGGGTTTTAACATAGCTTCAATGAGAGGCTCTGAGGCCAATGATGAATATTATATTTCAGAACAGAGTACAATGAAAACTTACACCAATAATAATGGAGGAGTTTTAGGGGGAATTACAAATGGAATGCCTGTTATATTTAGAACAGCCATAAAACCCACTCCTTCTATAGCAAAAACCCAGAAAACTGTAGATATAAAAAAGAAACAAAATACATTTCTAAAAATAGAAGGAAGGCATGATCCATGTATTGTACCCAGGGCTGTGCCTGTGGTGGAAGCTGTGGCGGCTATAGGAATATTAAATTTAATGGAATATTGAGTTTTACATTATTTATGGAGGTAGTATTTTGGATAACTTAGATTATTTAAGAGATAAGATAGATAAGATTGATGGAGAAATGATTAAGCTTTTTCAGGAAAGAATGGATGTGGTATATAAAGTAGCAGAATATAAAAAGAAAAATGATATGGACATACTTGATGAAAGTCGTGAAGAAAATGTTATAAAGACTCAATTAAAAAGACTTGAGAATAAATCTATAGAAAA
This window of the Clostridium kluyveri DSM 555 genome carries:
- the aroA gene encoding 3-phosphoshikimate 1-carboxyvinyltransferase, with the protein product MKYVSINPTKLEGQVKIPPSKSVCHRALICASLSSGVSNITNVDFSEDIEATCEALKSLGVIIEKGNNSLSIKGNSNLYVKKPNVHCFQSGSTLRFLIPLAATLGEEITFTGEGKLVERPLNVYYDIFKSQKIYYKTESGKLPLTINGKLKSGDYRVRGDVSSQFVTGLLFALPLLSGDSKIEITTELESKSYVDITIDMLGKFGVCVDGSSYREFIIKGNQTYKEVDCNIEGDFSQVAFWLVMGALGKGITCMGLDTDSLQGDRIIVHILKDMGVEIEEKENCIEVNPSKTTGVVIDVSQCPDLVPVLAALASVSHGTTEIINAARLRIKESDRLKAITSELNKIGAEVIEKEDSLIIHGKENLKGGNVTSWKDHRIAMALAAVSSKCTEPLVIEGAECVKKSYPGFWEDFRSLGGEIDEWSVGK
- the aroC gene encoding chorismate synthase codes for the protein MSGVWGNKIKLSIFGESHGKAIGIVIDGLKSGIEIDIDYIKNEMERRAPGASPLSTPRKETDKFDILSGYFNGRTTGTPLSAIILNNNTRSRDYEKTAGLLRPGHADFTGSIRYRGFNDYRGGGHFSGRITAPLVFAGAICKKILEDKGILIGSHIKSIGAIEDGSCFDPVSISKESILKLSKSKFPVLDEVKGKDMEESILKIKEEGDSVGGVIETVVVNLPPGIGNPFFDSVESSISHLLFSIPAVKGVEFGEGFNIASMRGSEANDEYYISEQSTMKTYTNNNGGVLGGITNGMPVIFRTAIKPTPSIAKTQKTVDIKKKQNTFLKIEGRHDPCIVPRAVPVVEAVAAIGILNLMEY